A DNA window from Brassica napus cultivar Da-Ae chromosome C1, Da-Ae, whole genome shotgun sequence contains the following coding sequences:
- the LOC106446855 gene encoding protein SMALL AUXIN UP-REGULATED RNA 10-like, with protein MAIKKSNKVAASQAATIKKLLKRCSSLGKKNQGNCYFSDVPKGHFPVYVGQQRSRYVVPIAWLAHPEFQTLLQLAEEEFGFEHEMGLTIPCDEAVFQSLISMFR; from the coding sequence ATGGCGATAAAGAAGTCGAACAAAGTGGCAGCGTCTCAAGCAGCAACTATAAAGAAACTCTTGAAGAGATGCTCAAGTCTTGGAAAGAAGAATCAAGGTAATTGCTACTTCAGCGACGTACCGAAAGGTCACTTCCCGGTCTACGTCGGTCAACAAAGAAGTCGTTACGTGGTCCCAATCGCATGGCTAGCTCATCCAGAGTTTCAGACACTCCTCCAACTAGCTGAGGAAGAGTTTGGGTTTGAGCACGAGATGGGTCTCACTATCCCTTGTGATGAAGCCGTCTTTCAATCACTCATCTCCATGTTCAGATAG
- the LOC125580533 gene encoding disease resistance protein RPS4B-like: MHLPDVQTNRAYPLDSLPQEFDPCHLVELNLSYSHLQKLWGGTKNLDMLKTCKLCHSQQLTEVDDLCKAQNIELIDLQGCTKLQRFPATGQLRHLRVVNLSGCTEIRSIPEVSPNIVELHLQGTGTRELPISLAKFKGKLMSTPHRCKSVTPELVQAIRASKGSIVLLSKSYASSSRCLDELVEIMNCNKELAQKVVAIFYNVAPSDVRLQSGDFGRAFQTTCIGKSEDEKQKWAQALADVAYIQKSKSTVSIR, from the exons atgcatcttccagatgtacaaacTAACAGGGCATATCCTTTGGATTCTTTGCCGCAAGAATTTGACCCATGCCACCTAGTTGAACTCAATTTGTCTTACAGTCATCTTCAGAAACTTTGGGGAGGAACCAAG AACCTCGACATGTTGAAGACGTGTAAGCTTTGTCATTCCCAGCAGCTGACTGAGGTTGACGATCTTTGTAAAGCTCAAAATATCGAGCTAATTGATCTCCAAGGCTGTACAAAACTGCAGAGATTTCCAGCCACCGGTCAACTACGTCATCTCCGAGTTGTAAATCTTTCAGGCTGCACAGAGATCAGAAGTATCCCAGAGGTTTCACCTAACATTGTGGAGCTTCATCTCCAGGGAACTGGCACAAGAGAATTACCAATATCTCTTGCAAAGTTCAAAGGTAAACTAATGAGTACACCCCATAGATGCAAGTCGGTCACACCAGAGCTTGTGCAAGCAATAAGAGCATCGAAAGGTTCGATTGTCTTGCTCTCAAAGAGCTACGCCTCTTCGAGTAGGTGCTTGGATGAGCTGGTAGAGATTATGAATTGCAATAAAGAGCTGGCTCAAAAAGTAGTGGCCATATTCTACAACGTGGCTCCTTCCGATGTTAGGCTTCAGAGTGGAGACTTTGGGAGGGCCTTTCAAACTACGTGCATAGGCAAATCAGAGGATGAGAAACAGAAGTGGGCGCAGGCTTTGGCCGATGTTGcgtatatacagaaaagtaaATCAACTGTATCTATCAGATAA
- the LOC106447022 gene encoding 60S ribosomal protein L8-3-like has product MGRVIRAQRKGAGSVFKSHTHHRKGPAKFRSLDFGERNGYLKGVVTEIIHDPGRGAPLARVAFRHPFRYKKQKELFVAAEGMYTGQFLYCGKKATLVVGNVLPLRSIPEGAVVCNVEHHVGDRGVLARASGDYAIVISHNPDNDTTRVKLPSGSKKIVPSGCRAMIGQVAGGGRTEKPMLKAGNAYHKYRVKRNCWPKVRGVAMNPVEHPHGGGNHQHIGHASTVRRDAPPGQKVGLIAARRTGRLRGQAAALASKQE; this is encoded by the exons atgGGTCGTGTCATCAGAGCTCAACGTAAGGGAGCAGGCTCCGTTTTCAAGTCCCACACTCACCACCGCAAGGGCCCCGCCAAGTTCAGGAGCCTCGACTTCGGCGAGAGAAATGGTTACCTCAAGGGTGTCGTCACCGAGATCATCCACGATCCGGGACGTGGTGCTCCGTTAGCTCGCGTCGCCTTCCGCCATCCTTTCCGTTACAAGAAGCAGAAGGAGCTCTTCGTCGCCGCCGAAGGTATGTACACCGGACAGTTCTTGTACTGCGGTAAGAAGGCGACTCTCGTCGTCGGAAATGTTCTGCCTCTCAGATCTATCCCCGAGGGAGCTGTTGTCTGCAACGTCGAGCACCATGTTGGTGATCGTGGTGTGCTCGCTAGGGCTTCTGGTGATTACGCTATCGTCATCTCTCACAACCCCGACAACGACACGACCAG GGTTAAGTTGCCATCTGGATCGAAGAAGATTGTCCCAAGTGGATGCAGGGCCATGATTGGTCAAGTCGCTGGTGGTGGAAGAACCGAGAAGCCGATGCTCAAGGCGGGTAACGCATACCACAAGTACCGTGTGAAGAGGAATTGCTGGCCTAAGGTTCGTGGTGTGGCTATGAACCCTGTTGAGCATCCCCACGGAGGAGGTAACCATCAACATATTGGTCACGCCAGTACCGTTCGTCGTGATGCACCACCTGGGCAAAAGGTTGGTCTTATTGCTGCAAGGAGGACTGGTCGTCTCAGAGGTCAAGCTGCTGCTCTTGCCTCCAAGCAAGAATAA
- the LOC106446939 gene encoding LOW QUALITY PROTEIN: filament-like plant protein 5 (The sequence of the model RefSeq protein was modified relative to this genomic sequence to represent the inferred CDS: deleted 2 bases in 1 codon; substituted 1 base at 1 genomic stop codon), giving the protein MDGRSWPWKKKSTTEKPVVGNEPTNVSSLSYLASLENQEKCKNTNYVQITMDTYTHLSKMEDQVKLFESQVKDLNEKLTTAQSELSTKECLILQHAKVAEEAVSGWEKADAETLILKRQLESVTLLKLTAEDRASHLDDALKECTRQIRTVKDESEQKLQAVVLAKTIHWDKIKAQLELKIEELNQGLHRAASDNASLTRTLQERSETIVRIREEKSKAEAEVEKLKTNIHLAEKEISTLKYDVHVASKEVEIRNEEKNMSLKSAENANRQYVEGVKKIAKLEGECQRLRGLLRKKLPGPGAMAQMKLEVECLGHELTDHKWEECKRENVNLTKRTLEMEEEIQTLKELLASKNNELNVSRNVCAKTLGKLKALEAQMHDQYHPPSVTSVSEDGFDEEGSSATSGDSHKVRKANVDGSSKPRVSNRLELMDDFLEIEKLAANDSASKSCNSACSSKYSEKDDTELDQLLTVLRSRISSLFESQEGISIEKIVEAMRLSIQEMLGSSSRKQLPSPLFEVADETHEKHVLSSQDKKVEDTXSSKDLQEEMQRNETCRKGSASKSQPNQEKDIASATEKLAACQETIHLLSQQLQSLQPQSNHIPNTQSPEKKIQHHKASEATPNSGQDDLPHDHNNIQPSHSFRHTVNPTVDAIIKSSSVSSSSREDGEKHTRGLGRFFSSKSKNNGR; this is encoded by the exons ATGGACGGTCGAAGTTGGCCGTGGAAGAAAAAGTCCACGACCGAGAAACCGGTGGTTGGAAACGAGCCAACTAATGTCTCCTCTTTGTCCTACCTAGCATCTCTAGAGAACCAG GAGAAGTGTAAGAACACAAACTATGTTCAGATAACTATGGATACATACACTCATTTGAGCAAAATGGAGGATCAGGTCAAACTGTTTGAGAGCCAAGTCAAGGATCTTAATGAAAAACTCACTACTGCACAATCAGAGTTAAGCACTAAAGAATGTTTGATTCTTCAGCATGCCAAAGTCGCCGAAGAAGCTGTTTCAG GATGGGAGAAGGCTGATGCAGAGACTTTGATACTCAAACGTCAACTTGAATCTGTTACACTCTTAAAGCTCACTGCAGAGGATCGAGCCTCGCATTTGGATGATGCTCTAAAAGAGTGCACAAGACAGATAAGGACTGTGAAAGATGAGAGCGAACAGAAGCTGCAAGCTGTGGTTCTCGCTAAAACCATCCACTGGGACAAGATCAAAGCCCAACTCGAACTAAAAATCGAAGAACTAAACCAAGGACTACACCGAGCAGCTTCCGACAACGCGTCGCTCACTAGAACACTGCAAGAGCGGTCGGAGACGATAGTAAGGATTAGGGAGGAAAAGTCTAAAGCCGAAGCTGAGGTTGAGaagttaaaaactaatattCACCTAGCCGAGAAGGAGATTAGTACGTTGAAGTACGACGTCCACGTGGCTTCTAAAGAAGTGGAGATTCGCAACGAGGAGAAGAACATGAGCTTGAAGTCGGCGGAGAACGCGAACAGGCAGTATGTAGAAGGAGTGAAGAAGATTGCGAAGCTTGAAGGAGAGTGTCAGAGGCTGAGAGGGCTGCTGAGGAAGAAGCTTCCTGGTCCTGGTGCTATGGCTCAGATGAAGCTAGAAGTTGAATGCTTAGGACATGAACTCACAGATCATAAGTGGGAAGAGTGCAAAAGAGAGAATGTAAATCTCACTAAACGTACACTAGAGATGGAGGAGGAGATTCAGACACTTAAAGAGCTTCTAGCTTCTAAAAACAATGAGCTGAATGTTTCTAGAAACGTGTGCGCCAAGACTCTTGGGAAGCTTAAGGCTCTTGAGGCTCAGATGCATGATCAGTATCATCCGCCTAGTGTGACCTCGGTGTCGGAAGATGGATTTGATGAAGAAGGAAGCTCAGCAACCTCAGGAGATTCTCATAAGGTGAGAAAAGCAAATGTTGATGGCTCCTCGAAGCCTAGGGTCTCTAATAGACTTGAGTTGATGGATGACTTCTTGGAGATTGAGAAGTTAGCAGCTAATGACTCAGCTTCAAAGTCTTGCAACAGCGCCTGTAGTAGTAAGTACAGTGAGAAGGATGATACAGAACTTGATCAGCTGTTAACGGTTCTGCGTTCAAGAATCAGTAGTCTATTTGAATCTCAAGAGGGCATTAGCATTGAGAAAATAGTTGAAGCCATGAGACTCTCCATCCAAGAGATGCTAGGATCATCATCACGCAAACAGCTCCCAAGTCCTTTGTTTGAAGTTGCTGATGAAACTCATGAGAAACATGTTTTGTCATCTCAGGACAAAAAGGTTGAAGATACATGATCAAG CAAAGACCTTCAAGAAGAAATGCAAAG GAATGAGACTTGCAGAAAGGGTTCAGCATCCAAAAGCCAACCTAATCAG GAGAAAGACATAGCATCTGCAACAGAGAAGCTTGCAGCTTGCCAAGAAACGATTCACTTACTCAGCCAGCAGTTACAATCCTTGCAACCTCAGAGCAACCACATTCCCAATACTCAATCTCCTGAGAAGAAGATCCAACACCACAAAGCCTCAGAGGCAACACCAAACTCTGGACAAGACGATCTTCCTCATGATCATAATAACATTCAGCCATCTCACTCTTTTAGACACACGGTGAATCCAACTGTCGACGCGATCATCAAGTCTAGCTCGGTTTCTTCATCTTCTAGAGAAGATGGTGAGAAGCATACGCGTGGATTAGGCCGTTTCTTCTCATCTAAATCGAAGAACAATGGACGTTAG